GTTCGGTAACTGGAAACAAACACTGGCCCAACTCGTCAGGAACATTCGCCATGATGGTGCAAGAAGGTGGCCGTCATCGCCAGTACCGCCATCGAGCCAGTCGTGCCGATGGAAGACAACCGGGCCATTCGGAACAGCCAAGTCGATGCAGATCAAATCGCCATTACCCTCTTGGATTATCGGCAGCCAAAACCACATTCTGGCCGCCGTCTGCTTTGCCAACCTTGGGTCGTCGGTGTACGGAAATTCATATGCTTCGGCCTTTTCAGGCGTATACAGTGCCACCTCCCGCCAACCATGATACAAACTCACGAGATCCGCAAGAGTTGGAATAAGCAAGCTTCCAAATGGGCTATTGGGGTCATTCGCGTCAGCATTCCAAAAGAACGAAAAACCGTTTCCAATAGTCGTATAAAACTCTCTCAATTCTCCGGGCAGGCGTATTTTTGTTTCGCTCTCGGCTTTCGCGAGGATTTTTTCGGTCACTTTCGAACCGGTTTCGACCTCACAGGTGATTCCGTGAAGGTTCAGATGACGGCGAACCGTTTCGAATAAAACACGACAATCCATGGCAGATACCAATATCTCAACAATTTAGACTGTTATTTTCTATGCGTCACTCTTTGCCTCACACCAGCCCCGGTAGCCGCCCGCCGAAGGCCGCGTGCTTGGACGTCTTGCTGTCGCCGAACTCGTCGGCTTTCGCGCCCATGCGATTGATCATTTCGAGGTAGAGGTTGGCCGCGGGTGTTTTCTTGGGGAACGACAACTGACGGCCCGTTTTGAGCGTCCCCTGGGCGTTGCCCACCAGGACGGCCGGGTAGTCTTCCGTCCCGTGCCCGCCGTCGGCCATGTACGACGTGTAGAGCAGCATCGTGTTGTCGAGGAGCGTGCTGCCGCCCTCGTCGATTCCTTTCATGGTCATGACCATTTCCGCGAACAGCGACGTGTACCAGGCGTGGATCTGCCGGCACGCCTCGCGGGCGATCGGGTCGGCGTCCTCGGGGCGGGACGCGTTGCCCTGGTGTTCGAGCGTGTGGCAGTGCGTCTCGTACCCGACCGTGACCACTCCCGGGAAACTCGCGTCGTCGGCACCGATCGCCAGCGTCGCCACCCGCGTCGTGTCCGTTTGGAACGCCAGAACGAGCAGGTCCGAGACGAGGCGGATGTATTCGCCGTGCTTTTCGGGATCGCGGTAAACGAGGTCACGGAGCTTGTAAAACGGGGCGTTTTTCGCCGGCAATTGGGGGACGACGAGTTTCGCCGGGCCGGGGTATTTCAGGTCTTCGGCCTCGATCCGCAGCCGGGCTTCGAGCCGCTCGATCCGCGTCTCGACCGACCGGACGGCGTCCAGATACTGGTCGAGCTTCTGCCGGTCCGCCACCCCCACACGACCGCGGAGCGACCTGGCTTCGTCTCGTACCGAATCAACCACGCTCCGGTCGTAGGTGTCCGTCGCGGCCGACGCGCGAACCGCCTGCCCGGCCTTCGCGGCCGCCCGCCGCTGCCAGTTCGGGACGACCGGCGGCCGGCCCCGGAACATCCGTTCGAACACGAGCCGCGGGTCGGCTTCGTAAGGCACCGGTTCGTCAGCCGACCGGAACGAGTATTGGGTCTCGTGATTGGAGAGGCCGAATTCGAGGGACGGCAGGAACGTCTCGTCGCCCGCCGCCCGTGCCGCCGCCTGATCCACCGACACCCCGGCGTACGGTTTTCCGGCCGCCTTCCCGACCCGCGGCGACGCGGTCAGGTGCTTGAACGCGCAGTATTCGTGCCCGTTCAGGTTCTCGCCTTCGCCCGAGTGGCTGAGCCCGGTGACGACGAGCATGTCCTGTTTGGCGAACTCCAGCGGGCGGAGGATCGACGGCAATTTCGCGGGCAGCGGCCCGGCATCTTTCGCGCGCCACGATTCGAGGATTGTCCCACCAGTCACGGTAACGATACCCATGCGCAGCGGCGGGCGAACCGCAGCGGTGGCCGATTGTCCCGCCGCTTTCGCGAGCCGGGCCGCCCACGATTCCAGAAACGGCAGCGCGACGACCGTACCAGCCCCGCGCAATACCGCCCGGCGTGACAGGGGAGCAGTCCAGTCACTCGGCGCGTTCCGACCTCGCATGCGCGGGCTCCAAGAATTCGTGTAGGAAGGTTGAACGTCGGGGTAGGTACACGTCTGCAGCACAAACGGATGGTTTCCGGCAGGCCGACATCTCAAGACCGAGTTCAGGGCCGCTCGCCCCAATCTTCTCGCGGTTCAGGAATGATACCACACTCGCCGCGTTAATACACGATCCACCCCGATTTGTCAGACCAAGAGCGCATTCGCAAAGCGGGCACTCCGACTCGTCACGCCACAGATGAATTTGCATCTGCAACGGACACCATGTCGAGAGTGAGTACCACACCGTTTGCGGTCGTTCGCCTCAGCCCTTCAACCTTCGCCGCGCATATCAACGGGGCTCGAATTCGCCAGGGTTAGCCTGCTCTTAACGACCCCTCAGCCGCCTCCGTGTCACGTCTCGCGACGGCGGAATCACTCGGCGGGATGTCGACCACGCTCCTCGAATCACGAGTGCGGCTCGGCTGCACCCGCGCGGGAACATTGCATGCCAAGAGCCAACACCCCGATCGACGCCCAGGCGACGGACGCCCGGGGGTTCCTCATCCCGCCCGTCCGCTCGTTCTCGGCCCTCTACAACTTGTTCTCACGGACCTACTCGTACCGCTGGGACGAAGCCGTCCGGGCCGGCCGACAGAATGCCCAGGCCATGCGGCGGGACGCCTACCTGGCCGCGTTGGAGCAGGAGCGGGTACTCCCCCTGACCCGGTGGCCGTGGGAGGTCGAAGCCGACCCCGACGACATCGATCTATCCAACCCCAAGGATCCGTACTCCGAAGACCGGGAACACGTCCGCCGACTCCTCCAGGCCCTCTGCCGCCGCACCCCCAGCCTCTCGCAACTCCTGACTGCCCTCGGGTCGGCCGTCTTCTTCGGGCGGTCCGGCGCCCAACTGGCGTGGACCCAGGACGCGGTCGCGGGCGAACCCCGGTGGGTGGTGCGGGCGTGGGAACCGGTCCACGGGGACGCCATCCAGTACGACTGGGACGGCAACCCGGGCATCACCATCCGGCCCGGCGACACCGCCGCCTTTCCCCCCGACGAC
This portion of the Fimbriiglobus ruber genome encodes:
- a CDS encoding SMI1/KNR4 family protein, with amino-acid sequence MDCRVLFETVRRHLNLHGITCEVETGSKVTEKILAKAESETKIRLPGELREFYTTIGNGFSFFWNADANDPNSPFGSLLIPTLADLVSLYHGWREVALYTPEKAEAYEFPYTDDPRLAKQTAARMWFWLPIIQEGNGDLICIDLAVPNGPVVFHRHDWLDGGTGDDGHLLAPSWRMFLTSWASVCFQLPNNLYWPSSFTPGGGVAWDGEQFRDPYRIPGLV
- a CDS encoding DUF1552 domain-containing protein is translated as MRGRNAPSDWTAPLSRRAVLRGAGTVVALPFLESWAARLAKAAGQSATAAVRPPLRMGIVTVTGGTILESWRAKDAGPLPAKLPSILRPLEFAKQDMLVVTGLSHSGEGENLNGHEYCAFKHLTASPRVGKAAGKPYAGVSVDQAAARAAGDETFLPSLEFGLSNHETQYSFRSADEPVPYEADPRLVFERMFRGRPPVVPNWQRRAAAKAGQAVRASAATDTYDRSVVDSVRDEARSLRGRVGVADRQKLDQYLDAVRSVETRIERLEARLRIEAEDLKYPGPAKLVVPQLPAKNAPFYKLRDLVYRDPEKHGEYIRLVSDLLVLAFQTDTTRVATLAIGADDASFPGVVTVGYETHCHTLEHQGNASRPEDADPIAREACRQIHAWYTSLFAEMVMTMKGIDEGGSTLLDNTMLLYTSYMADGGHGTEDYPAVLVGNAQGTLKTGRQLSFPKKTPAANLYLEMINRMGAKADEFGDSKTSKHAAFGGRLPGLV